Proteins encoded in a region of the Methylobacterium radiotolerans JCM 2831 genome:
- the gltA gene encoding citrate synthase: MSAPSTITVDGKSIELPVKSGTIGPDVIDIGKLYAQTGAFTFDPGFTSTASCESKITYIDGDEGVLLYRGYPIEQLAEKGDFLETCYLMLFGALPTAAQRADFEYRVTRHTMVHDQMNRFFTGFRRDAHPMAVMVASVGALSAFYHDSTDITDESQRLIASIRMIAKMPTLAAMAYKYSIGQPFVYPKNDLDYTSNFLRMCYAVPCEEYEVNPVFARALDKIFILHADHEQNASTSTVRLAGSSGANPFACIAAGIACLWGPAHGGANEAALKMLMEIGTPENVGKYVAKAKDKNDPFRLMGFGHRVYKNYDPRARIMQSTTHQVLKELGKTDDPLLHVAMELEQIALKDEYFIEKKLYPNIDFYSGITLKAMGFPTDMFTVLFAVARTVGWIAQWAEMIEDPSQKIGRPRQLYVGPTQRDYVPVDQRG, translated from the coding sequence GTGATCGATATCGGCAAGCTCTACGCCCAGACCGGCGCCTTCACCTTCGACCCGGGCTTCACCTCGACGGCCTCCTGCGAGTCGAAGATCACCTACATCGACGGCGACGAGGGCGTGCTGCTGTACCGCGGCTACCCGATCGAGCAGCTCGCCGAGAAGGGCGACTTCCTCGAGACCTGCTACCTGATGCTGTTCGGCGCCCTGCCGACCGCCGCCCAGCGGGCCGATTTCGAGTACCGGGTCACGCGCCACACCATGGTGCACGACCAGATGAACCGGTTCTTCACCGGCTTCCGCCGCGACGCGCACCCGATGGCCGTCATGGTCGCCTCGGTGGGCGCCCTCTCGGCCTTCTACCACGACTCCACCGACATCACGGACGAGAGCCAGCGGCTGATCGCGTCGATCCGCATGATCGCCAAGATGCCGACGCTCGCCGCGATGGCCTACAAGTACTCGATCGGTCAGCCGTTCGTGTACCCGAAGAACGACCTGGACTACACGTCGAACTTCCTGCGCATGTGCTACGCGGTGCCGTGCGAGGAGTACGAGGTGAACCCGGTCTTCGCCCGCGCGCTCGACAAGATCTTCATCCTGCACGCCGACCACGAGCAGAACGCCTCGACCTCGACGGTGCGGCTCGCCGGCTCCTCGGGCGCCAACCCCTTCGCCTGCATCGCGGCCGGCATCGCCTGCCTGTGGGGCCCGGCCCATGGCGGCGCCAACGAGGCGGCGCTGAAGATGCTGATGGAGATCGGCACTCCGGAGAACGTCGGCAAGTACGTCGCCAAGGCCAAGGACAAGAACGACCCGTTCCGCCTGATGGGCTTCGGCCACCGGGTCTACAAGAACTACGACCCGCGCGCCCGGATCATGCAGAGCACCACCCACCAGGTGCTGAAGGAGCTGGGGAAGACCGACGATCCGCTGCTGCACGTCGCCATGGAGCTGGAGCAGATCGCCCTCAAGGACGAGTACTTCATCGAGAAGAAGCTCTACCCGAACATCGATTTCTACTCGGGCATCACCCTCAAGGCGATGGGCTTCCCGACCGACATGTTCACCGTGCTGTTCGCCGTGGCCCGCACGGTCGGCTGGATCGCCCAGTGGGCCGAGATGATCGAGGACCCGTCGCAGAAGATCGGCCGTCCGCGCCAGCTCTACGTCGGTCCGACCCAGCGCGACTACGTGCCGGTCGACCAGCGCGGCTGA
- a CDS encoding DNA-3-methyladenine glycosylase family protein has translation MFAEAIELRLPVRPPYDWGAIRAFLAKRAIPGVEATDPAAAYARTVSLAGRHGLLTVAPGADGLRVTLRGVEAGHAEAVAGRLRRLFDCDADPGAVAACLAGDPILAPLVAARPGLRLPGAWDPFETGCRAILGQQVSVAAAIGLAGKLVAAFGTPLAEPSGGLTHVFPAPADLVEADVARALNMPRARGAAIRALAAAALADPDLFAPAESLEAALLRFTAIRGIGPWTAQYIAMRALKLPDALPVGDVGLLRALETGIGRPSPAELLARAEAWRPFRAYAAQHLWAADEATVTGR, from the coding sequence GTGTTTGCGGAGGCGATCGAGCTCCGCCTGCCCGTCCGGCCGCCCTACGACTGGGGGGCGATCCGCGCCTTCCTGGCCAAGCGGGCGATCCCGGGCGTCGAGGCGACGGATCCCGCGGCGGCCTACGCGCGTACGGTCAGCCTCGCGGGGCGGCACGGCCTCCTGACGGTGGCCCCCGGCGCGGACGGCCTGCGCGTCACGCTCCGCGGCGTCGAGGCCGGGCACGCCGAAGCGGTCGCCGGGCGCCTGCGCCGCCTGTTCGACTGCGACGCCGATCCCGGCGCCGTCGCGGCCTGCCTCGCCGGGGATCCGATCCTGGCCCCGCTCGTGGCCGCGCGGCCGGGTTTGCGCCTGCCGGGGGCGTGGGACCCGTTCGAGACCGGCTGCCGGGCGATCCTCGGCCAGCAGGTGTCGGTGGCGGCCGCGATCGGCCTCGCGGGCAAGCTGGTGGCGGCGTTCGGGACGCCGCTGGCGGAGCCGTCGGGCGGCCTGACCCACGTCTTCCCGGCGCCGGCGGATCTGGTCGAGGCGGATGTCGCCCGGGCGCTCAACATGCCCCGCGCCCGTGGCGCGGCGATCCGGGCGCTCGCGGCGGCGGCGCTGGCCGATCCGGACCTGTTCGCCCCGGCCGAGTCGCTGGAGGCCGCTCTGCTCCGCTTCACGGCGATCCGCGGGATCGGGCCGTGGACCGCGCAGTACATCGCCATGCGGGCGCTCAAGCTGCCCGACGCCCTGCCGGTGGGCGATGTCGGGCTGCTGCGGGCGCTGGAGACCGGCATCGGGCGGCCGAGCCCGGCGGAGCTCCTGGCCCGGGCGGAGGCGTGGCGCCCGTTCCGGGCCTACGCGGCACAGCACCTCTGGGCGGCGGACGAGGCGACCGTGACGGGGCGGTGA
- the parC gene encoding DNA topoisomerase IV subunit A, translated as MGQPFEPPSGDGIESVELKSALEERYLAYALSTIMHRALPDARDGLKPVHRRILYGMRLLRLDPTTAHKKCAKIVGDVMGDFHPHGDQAIYDALVRLSQDFAQRYPLVDGQGNFGNIDGDGPAAYRYTEARLTEVARLLLDGIDEDTVDFRPSYNGEKEEPVVLPAAFPNLLANGSQGIAVGMATSIPPHNAAELCDAALYLINHPEATSGQLAKFVQGPDFPTGGILIDSAESVAEAYRTGRGAFRVRARWAKEDLGRGTWNIVVTEIPYGIPKGRLIEKMAELLQEKKLPLLADVRDESAEDVRIVLEPRSRTVDPVILMESLFRLTELEARIPLNLNVLVGGLVPKVIGLAECLREWVDHRRVVLQRRSRYRLGQIDRRLEILGGLLIVYLDLDEVIRIIREEDEPKAALMARFELTEIQANAILDTRLRSLRKLEEMELKREFDALTAEKAEIDALLASEPAQWKAIQAQIRAVKKTFGPETKLGRRRTTLASPPDVGGIDFTAALVEREPITVIVSTKGWIRALKGHVADLSGVAFKGDDTLKIAFPTETTQKILLLATNGKVFTLEASKLPGGRGFGDPVRLMADLDDGTEIVAALPYRPETKLLIAGSDGRGFVAPADALVANTRKGKNVLGLDGDATAAVLVPADGDHVAVVNTEKLLLIFPVSEVAELARGKGVRLQRCRSGSLLDAHVFKLADGLPWQDGSAEGRLANVSVLEKWLGHRAEVGLMMARSFPKFERFGR; from the coding sequence ATGGGCCAGCCCTTCGAGCCGCCGTCCGGCGACGGGATCGAGAGCGTCGAGCTGAAATCCGCGCTGGAGGAGCGCTACCTCGCCTACGCGCTCTCCACGATCATGCACCGGGCCCTGCCGGACGCCCGCGACGGGTTGAAGCCCGTGCACCGGCGCATTCTGTACGGGATGCGGCTGCTCCGGCTCGACCCGACCACCGCGCACAAGAAATGCGCCAAGATCGTCGGCGACGTGATGGGCGATTTCCACCCGCACGGCGACCAGGCGATCTACGACGCGCTGGTGCGGCTCTCCCAGGACTTCGCCCAGCGCTACCCGCTGGTCGACGGCCAGGGCAACTTCGGCAACATCGACGGCGATGGCCCGGCCGCCTACCGCTACACCGAGGCGCGGCTCACCGAGGTCGCGCGCCTCCTGCTCGACGGGATCGACGAGGACACGGTCGATTTCCGCCCCTCCTACAACGGCGAGAAGGAGGAGCCGGTCGTCCTGCCGGCGGCCTTCCCGAACCTGCTGGCCAACGGCAGCCAGGGCATCGCGGTCGGCATGGCGACCTCGATCCCGCCGCACAACGCCGCCGAGCTGTGCGACGCGGCGCTCTACCTGATCAACCATCCCGAGGCGACCTCGGGTCAGCTCGCCAAGTTCGTCCAGGGGCCGGATTTCCCGACCGGCGGCATCCTGATCGACTCGGCCGAGTCGGTCGCCGAGGCCTACCGGACCGGCCGCGGCGCCTTCCGGGTCCGGGCCCGCTGGGCCAAGGAGGATCTCGGCCGCGGCACTTGGAACATCGTCGTCACCGAGATTCCCTACGGCATCCCGAAGGGCCGGCTGATCGAGAAGATGGCCGAGCTGCTGCAGGAGAAGAAGCTGCCGCTCCTCGCCGACGTGCGCGACGAATCGGCCGAGGACGTGCGCATCGTGCTGGAGCCGCGCTCGCGCACGGTCGATCCCGTGATCCTGATGGAATCTTTGTTCCGGCTGACCGAGCTGGAGGCGCGGATTCCGCTCAACCTCAACGTCCTGGTCGGCGGCCTCGTGCCGAAGGTGATCGGGCTCGCCGAGTGCCTGCGGGAATGGGTCGACCACCGCCGCGTGGTGCTGCAGCGCCGCTCGCGCTACCGCCTCGGCCAGATCGACCGGCGCCTTGAGATCCTGGGCGGCCTGCTCATCGTCTATCTCGACCTCGACGAGGTGATCCGCATCATCCGCGAGGAGGACGAGCCGAAGGCCGCCCTCATGGCCCGGTTCGAGCTGACCGAGATCCAGGCCAACGCGATCCTCGACACCCGCCTGCGCTCCCTGCGCAAGCTCGAGGAGATGGAGTTGAAGCGCGAGTTCGACGCGCTCACCGCCGAGAAGGCCGAGATCGACGCCCTGCTCGCTTCCGAGCCGGCGCAGTGGAAGGCGATCCAGGCGCAGATCCGCGCCGTGAAGAAGACCTTCGGGCCCGAGACCAAGCTGGGCCGCCGCCGCACGACGCTGGCGAGCCCGCCGGATGTCGGCGGCATCGACTTTACGGCGGCGCTGGTCGAGCGCGAGCCCATCACCGTGATCGTCTCGACCAAGGGCTGGATCCGGGCACTCAAGGGCCACGTGGCGGACCTCTCCGGCGTGGCGTTCAAGGGCGACGACACCCTGAAGATCGCCTTCCCGACCGAGACCACGCAGAAGATCCTGTTGCTCGCCACCAACGGCAAGGTGTTCACGCTGGAGGCCTCGAAGCTGCCGGGCGGGCGCGGCTTCGGCGACCCGGTCCGGCTGATGGCCGACCTCGACGACGGCACCGAGATCGTGGCGGCGCTGCCCTACCGGCCGGAGACCAAGCTGCTGATCGCGGGCTCCGACGGGCGCGGCTTCGTGGCGCCCGCGGACGCGCTGGTGGCCAACACCCGCAAGGGCAAGAACGTGCTGGGCCTCGACGGCGACGCCACGGCCGCCGTGCTGGTACCGGCCGACGGCGACCACGTGGCGGTGGTGAACACCGAGAAGCTGCTCCTGATCTTCCCGGTCTCCGAGGTGGCGGAACTCGCCCGCGGCAAGGGCGTGCGGCTCCAGCGCTGCCGCAGCGGAAGCCTCCTCGACGCGCACGTCTTCAAGCTGGCGGACGGTCTGCCCTGGCAGGACGGCTCGGCCGAAGGCCGACTCGCCAACGTCTCGGTGCTGGAGAAATGGCTCGGCCACAGGGCCGAGGTCGGGCTGATGATGGCGCGCAGCTTCCCGAAATTCGAGCGGTTCGGGCGTTGA
- the recO gene encoding DNA repair protein RecO, whose protein sequence is MQWTDDALVLGLRRHGETGVILEAMTEAHGRHLGLVHGGRSRRMQPVLQAGNRVRLTWRARLDEGLGSYAVEPLDSQVSRLIGSSLALYGMNHMAALLRLLPERDPHPALYEAAGILVEHLDDPAVAPPLMVRFELAILSELGFGLDLTACAATGGNDALAYVSPKSGRAVSASAGEPYRDRLLALPTFLHAGGSPGPDGVAQGFTLTGYFLDRHVWGPRGLGPPEERARFVALGREAG, encoded by the coding sequence ATGCAGTGGACCGACGACGCCCTGGTGCTCGGCCTGCGCCGGCACGGGGAGACCGGCGTCATCCTCGAGGCCATGACCGAGGCCCACGGGCGCCACCTCGGCCTCGTGCACGGCGGACGCTCGCGCCGGATGCAGCCCGTTCTGCAGGCCGGGAACCGCGTCCGCCTGACGTGGCGGGCGCGCCTCGACGAGGGTCTCGGCTCCTACGCGGTGGAGCCCCTGGACTCGCAGGTCTCGCGGCTGATCGGGTCGAGCCTCGCCCTCTACGGCATGAACCACATGGCCGCCCTGCTGCGTCTCCTCCCCGAGCGCGACCCGCATCCGGCGCTCTACGAGGCGGCGGGAATCCTCGTCGAGCACCTCGACGACCCCGCCGTCGCCCCGCCTCTGATGGTGCGGTTCGAGCTGGCGATCCTGTCGGAGCTCGGCTTCGGCCTCGACCTCACCGCCTGCGCGGCCACCGGCGGCAACGACGCCCTGGCCTACGTGTCGCCGAAGAGCGGCCGGGCGGTCAGCGCCTCGGCGGGCGAGCCCTACCGGGACCGCCTGCTGGCGCTCCCGACCTTCCTGCACGCGGGCGGGTCCCCCGGTCCCGACGGCGTTGCCCAAGGGTTTACCTTGACGGGATACTTCCTCGACCGGCACGTCTGGGGTCCGCGCGGCCTCGGGCCGCCCGAGGAGCGGGCGCGATTCGTTGCGCTCGGCCGCGAGGCCGGGTAA
- a CDS encoding gamma-glutamylcyclotransferase codes for MPAAPARTLDLSLDLIARAHSVPIPDDPSALEVLSDAELRPGLDAIVAGREGSDLWVFAYGSLMWNPEFPVAERRIGTVRGFHRRFCLLQRRFRGTPERPGFVLALDRGGLCRGVAFRLPGMEIREALMPVWRREMRGRGYVARWLPVATEAGTVSALTFLANRASDRYAGRLSDAEIAEKIAAACGHKGPSAEYLFRTVEACERLGIRDRHLWSLQALVAARLRACAPGA; via the coding sequence ATGCCCGCCGCGCCCGCCCGCACCCTCGACCTCAGCCTCGACCTGATCGCCCGTGCCCATTCCGTCCCGATCCCCGACGACCCGAGCGCCCTCGAGGTTCTCTCGGACGCGGAGCTGCGCCCCGGGCTCGACGCGATCGTCGCCGGGCGCGAGGGCAGCGACCTCTGGGTCTTCGCCTACGGCTCGCTGATGTGGAATCCGGAATTTCCAGTCGCCGAGCGCCGGATCGGGACCGTGCGCGGCTTCCATCGCCGGTTCTGCCTGCTTCAGCGCCGGTTCCGCGGGACGCCGGAACGGCCGGGCTTCGTGCTGGCGCTGGACCGCGGCGGCCTGTGCCGGGGCGTGGCCTTCCGCCTGCCCGGCATGGAGATCCGCGAGGCGCTGATGCCGGTCTGGCGCCGCGAGATGCGCGGCCGCGGCTACGTCGCCCGCTGGCTGCCGGTCGCCACGGAGGCCGGGACCGTCTCGGCCCTGACCTTCCTGGCCAACCGCGCCAGCGACCGCTACGCCGGCCGCCTCTCGGATGCGGAGATCGCCGAGAAGATCGCCGCGGCCTGCGGCCACAAGGGGCCGAGCGCCGAGTACCTGTTCCGGACCGTGGAGGCCTGCGAGCGCCTCGGGATCCGCGACCGCCACCTCTGGAGCCTCCAGGCCCTGGTGGCCGCGCGGCTCAGGGCCTGCGCGCCGGGAGCGTGA
- a CDS encoding Nramp family divalent metal transporter has product MDQPRPKPDTDDPDRPRGRGSLLHALGTGVITGAADDDPSAIGTYASAGARYGLGFLWIAPVVLPMMVVVVYLSAKLGQVYGKGLFAIVRDRYPRWVLYPLVAGAFGGNVIEAAANLGGIGAALNLLVPVPIPAIVVGAAAAILSLQIFGSYALLRDIFRWLALALFAYVAAAILARPDPAEILRGTLVPQVRFDADFLAMIVACIGTSLSAYIYTWQSNQEVEEEIALGRRTLRQRNGATDAELRKTRRDVMIGMLFSNIILYFIVLSTGATLHQAGQTEIESAAQAAAALEPLAGAGAKYLFALGVVGVGFLAVPVMTTGAAYDLVQGIGRTGSLHARPSEAKLFYGTIAAVTVLAVGLNFLGFNPMRALVWSGIVQGFSVPPLLLLMMLMTNDRAVMGGRVNGRVTNGLGWLTTAATFLATLCLVGTWVL; this is encoded by the coding sequence ATGGACCAGCCCCGTCCGAAACCCGACACCGACGACCCGGACAGGCCACGCGGCCGTGGCAGCCTCCTCCACGCCCTCGGTACCGGGGTGATCACCGGCGCCGCCGACGACGACCCCTCCGCCATCGGCACCTATGCGAGCGCCGGCGCCCGGTACGGCCTCGGGTTCCTGTGGATCGCCCCGGTCGTCCTGCCGATGATGGTCGTGGTCGTCTACCTCTCTGCCAAGCTCGGGCAGGTCTACGGCAAGGGCCTGTTCGCCATCGTGCGCGACCGCTACCCGCGCTGGGTCCTCTACCCGCTCGTGGCCGGCGCCTTCGGGGGCAACGTCATCGAGGCGGCGGCCAATCTCGGCGGGATCGGCGCGGCCCTCAACCTGCTGGTCCCGGTCCCGATCCCCGCCATCGTGGTCGGCGCCGCCGCGGCGATCCTGAGCCTGCAGATCTTCGGCTCCTACGCGCTCCTGCGGGACATCTTCCGCTGGCTGGCGCTCGCCCTGTTCGCCTACGTGGCGGCCGCGATCCTGGCCCGTCCCGACCCCGCCGAGATCCTGCGCGGCACCCTCGTGCCGCAGGTCCGGTTCGATGCCGACTTCCTGGCGATGATCGTCGCCTGCATCGGCACCTCGCTCTCGGCCTACATCTACACGTGGCAGTCGAACCAGGAGGTCGAGGAGGAGATCGCCCTGGGACGGCGCACGCTGCGGCAGCGCAATGGTGCGACCGATGCCGAGCTGCGCAAGACCCGCCGGGACGTGATGATCGGGATGCTGTTCTCGAACATCATCCTCTACTTCATCGTCCTGTCCACGGGCGCGACGCTGCATCAGGCGGGGCAGACCGAGATCGAGAGCGCCGCCCAGGCCGCGGCCGCCCTGGAGCCCCTGGCGGGGGCAGGGGCCAAGTACCTGTTCGCCCTCGGGGTCGTCGGCGTCGGCTTCCTGGCGGTGCCGGTGATGACCACGGGGGCGGCCTACGACCTCGTGCAGGGGATCGGCCGGACGGGCAGCCTGCACGCCCGTCCGAGCGAGGCCAAGCTGTTCTACGGCACGATCGCGGCCGTGACCGTGCTGGCGGTGGGTCTGAACTTTCTCGGCTTCAACCCGATGCGGGCGCTCGTCTGGTCCGGCATCGTGCAGGGCTTCTCGGTGCCGCCGCTCCTGCTCCTCATGATGCTGATGACCAACGACCGGGCCGTGATGGGCGGCCGCGTCAATGGCCGCGTGACCAACGGGCTCGGATGGCTGACCACCGCGGCGACCTTCCTCGCCACGCTCTGCCTGGTCGGGACATGGGTCCTGTGA
- the dnaE gene encoding DNA polymerase III subunit alpha: MPRQLKEVGFVHLHVHSSYSLLEGALKVGSLIKAAVADRQPALALTDTNNLFGALEFSEKAAGEGVQPIAGVQLSVAFEAADPHQRQAPTSHGIVLLAQDETGYANLLRLASRAYFDTALGEAPRLDAGALAGASEGLIVLTGGMAGPLDAAFRAGRPELALNRLKRLKETFGEDRLYVEIQRHGLPEEGRIETALLDLAGRHGLGIVATNEPFFAKPDDYDAHDALLAIAEGRLVSDDRRRRLTPTHAFKTRAEMAELFRDLPDALQATVEIAMRCAVRARTRKPILPNFGAVAAGETPPMADALAEASDAGAQAVSADEPTELRRQAEAGLELRLKQHGTAPGFSEEDYRKRLAFELDVIVKMKFPGYFLIVSDFIKWAKDHDIPVGPGRGSGAGSLVAWSLLITDLDPLRFGLLFERFLNPERVSMPDFDIDFCVEGRERVIKYVQQRYGEGQVGQIITFGTLLARGVLRDVGRVLEMPYGQVDKLTKLVPQNPANPVTLAQAIEGEPKLQQAMEEEPVVGRLIDIAKKLEGLHRHASTHAAGVVIGDRPLEELVPLYRDPKTGMRVTQFNMKWVEQAGLVKFDFLGLKTLTMLRCCTDLLKQRGIHIDLASLPLDDPNTYGPMGRGETVGVFQVESAGMRKALCEMQADRLEDIIALVALYRPGPMANIPVYCERKLGRDAGNEASWYPDPKLEPMLKETFGIIVYQEQVMEIAKVLAGYSLGEADMLRRAMGKKIRAEMDAQRDRFLKGCTERGLTKAKANEIFDLLAKFADYGFNKSHAAAYALLTYQTAYLKANFPVEFLAAAMTLDIDNTDKLAEFRQDAQRLKITVEPPSINTSGEVFEVRDGKIFYALAAIKGVGREAVRALVEARGDRPFKDLACLARRLNPRMINKRTLESLVQAGALDCIEPDRARAFAAVEPIMKLAASAVEAETAGVTDMFGGVVADDVSLRIPPHEIWPMADTLKREYAAIGFFISGHPLDEYGDLLDKLRVQSWTDFCRAVRAGTSSVGRVAASVLDRAERRTKTGNKMGIVTLSDRTAHFEAIIFSEGLGQYRDILEPGRPLVLQLQANLEGEDVRARILTAEPLDQAVARHQKGIRIHLSDPRGVAPVQQRLSMRGESEVSLILKLDGGEREVEIRLPGKFQASPALAGQLRTVPGVVQVEVS; the protein is encoded by the coding sequence ATGCCACGCCAGCTCAAGGAGGTCGGATTCGTCCACCTCCACGTCCACTCGTCCTATTCTCTCCTCGAAGGGGCGCTGAAGGTCGGTTCCCTGATCAAGGCGGCGGTCGCCGACCGGCAGCCGGCCCTGGCGCTCACCGACACCAACAACCTGTTCGGGGCGCTGGAATTCTCCGAGAAGGCGGCCGGGGAGGGCGTCCAGCCGATCGCCGGCGTGCAGCTCTCGGTGGCGTTCGAGGCCGCCGACCCGCATCAGCGCCAGGCACCGACGAGCCACGGCATCGTGCTCCTCGCCCAGGACGAGACCGGCTACGCCAACCTGCTGCGGCTGGCGAGCCGCGCCTATTTCGACACGGCGCTCGGCGAGGCACCGCGCCTGGATGCGGGAGCACTGGCGGGCGCCTCCGAGGGACTGATCGTGCTCACCGGCGGGATGGCGGGCCCCCTCGACGCGGCCTTCCGGGCGGGCCGACCGGAGCTCGCCCTCAACCGTCTGAAGCGCCTGAAAGAGACCTTCGGCGAGGACCGGCTCTACGTGGAGATCCAGCGCCACGGCCTGCCCGAGGAGGGGCGGATCGAGACCGCGCTCCTCGACCTCGCCGGCCGGCACGGCCTCGGGATCGTGGCGACGAACGAGCCCTTCTTCGCCAAGCCGGACGATTACGACGCCCACGACGCGCTGCTCGCCATCGCGGAGGGCCGCCTCGTCTCCGACGACCGCCGCCGCCGGCTGACGCCGACGCACGCCTTCAAGACCCGCGCCGAGATGGCCGAGCTGTTCCGCGACCTGCCGGACGCGCTCCAGGCCACGGTCGAGATCGCCATGCGCTGCGCGGTCCGGGCGCGGACCCGCAAGCCGATCCTGCCGAATTTCGGCGCCGTAGCGGCGGGCGAGACGCCTCCCATGGCGGATGCCCTGGCCGAGGCGTCCGACGCGGGCGCGCAGGCGGTCTCGGCCGACGAGCCGACCGAGCTGCGCCGGCAGGCCGAGGCCGGGCTGGAGCTGCGCCTGAAGCAGCACGGCACGGCGCCGGGCTTCTCCGAGGAGGATTACCGCAAGCGCCTCGCGTTCGAGCTCGACGTCATCGTCAAGATGAAGTTCCCGGGCTACTTCCTGATCGTCTCGGACTTCATCAAGTGGGCCAAGGACCACGACATCCCGGTGGGGCCTGGCCGCGGCTCCGGCGCCGGCTCGCTGGTGGCGTGGTCGCTGCTCATCACCGACCTCGACCCGCTCCGCTTCGGCCTGCTGTTCGAGCGCTTCCTCAACCCCGAGCGCGTCTCGATGCCGGATTTCGACATCGACTTCTGCGTCGAGGGCCGCGAGCGGGTGATCAAGTACGTGCAGCAGCGCTACGGCGAGGGGCAGGTCGGGCAGATCATCACCTTCGGCACGCTGCTCGCCCGCGGCGTGCTGCGCGACGTCGGCCGCGTCCTCGAGATGCCCTACGGGCAGGTCGACAAGCTGACCAAGCTCGTGCCGCAGAACCCGGCCAACCCGGTGACGCTCGCCCAGGCGATCGAGGGCGAGCCCAAACTCCAGCAGGCCATGGAGGAGGAGCCGGTCGTCGGTCGGCTCATCGACATCGCCAAGAAGCTGGAGGGCCTGCACCGCCACGCCTCGACCCACGCCGCCGGCGTGGTGATCGGCGACCGGCCCCTGGAGGAGCTGGTCCCGCTCTACCGAGACCCGAAGACCGGCATGCGGGTGACCCAGTTCAACATGAAGTGGGTCGAGCAGGCGGGGCTGGTGAAGTTCGACTTCCTGGGCCTCAAGACCCTGACCATGCTGCGCTGCTGCACGGATCTCCTCAAGCAGCGCGGCATCCACATCGACCTCGCCTCGCTGCCGCTCGACGACCCGAACACCTACGGGCCCATGGGCCGGGGCGAGACGGTCGGCGTGTTCCAGGTGGAATCGGCCGGCATGCGCAAGGCGCTCTGCGAGATGCAGGCCGACCGGCTGGAGGACATCATCGCCCTGGTGGCGCTCTACCGGCCGGGCCCGATGGCCAACATCCCGGTCTACTGCGAGCGCAAGCTCGGCCGCGACGCCGGCAACGAGGCGTCCTGGTACCCGGACCCGAAGCTGGAGCCGATGCTGAAGGAGACCTTCGGCATCATCGTCTACCAGGAACAGGTGATGGAGATCGCCAAGGTGCTCGCCGGCTACTCGCTCGGCGAGGCCGACATGCTCCGGCGCGCCATGGGCAAGAAGATCCGCGCCGAGATGGACGCGCAGCGCGACCGGTTCCTGAAGGGCTGCACCGAGCGCGGCCTGACCAAGGCCAAGGCCAACGAGATCTTCGACCTGCTCGCCAAGTTCGCCGATTACGGCTTCAACAAGAGCCACGCGGCGGCCTACGCGCTGCTGACCTACCAGACTGCCTACCTGAAGGCGAACTTCCCGGTCGAGTTCCTGGCCGCCGCCATGACCCTCGACATCGACAACACCGACAAGCTGGCCGAATTCCGCCAGGACGCCCAGCGCCTGAAGATCACGGTCGAGCCGCCCTCGATCAACACCTCGGGCGAGGTGTTCGAGGTGCGCGACGGCAAGATCTTCTACGCGCTGGCCGCCATCAAGGGCGTCGGCCGCGAGGCGGTGCGGGCGCTGGTGGAGGCCCGCGGCGACCGGCCGTTCAAGGACCTCGCCTGCCTCGCCCGCCGGTTGAACCCCCGGATGATCAACAAGCGCACCCTGGAGAGCCTCGTCCAGGCGGGGGCGCTCGACTGCATCGAGCCGGACCGGGCCCGCGCCTTCGCGGCGGTGGAGCCGATCATGAAGCTCGCGGCCAGCGCGGTGGAGGCCGAGACCGCCGGCGTCACCGACATGTTCGGCGGCGTGGTGGCGGACGACGTGTCCCTGCGTATCCCGCCCCACGAGATCTGGCCGATGGCCGACACGCTGAAGCGCGAGTACGCGGCGATCGGCTTCTTCATCTCGGGCCATCCGCTCGACGAGTACGGCGACCTTCTCGACAAGCTGCGGGTGCAGAGCTGGACGGATTTCTGCCGCGCGGTCCGGGCCGGGACCTCGAGCGTCGGCCGGGTCGCGGCCTCGGTGCTCGACCGGGCGGAGCGGCGGACCAAGACCGGCAACAAGATGGGTATCGTCACCCTGTCGGACCGGACCGCGCATTTCGAGGCGATCATCTTCTCCGAGGGCCTCGGCCAGTACCGCGACATCCTCGAGCCGGGCCGCCCGCTCGTCCTTCAGCTTCAGGCCAACCTGGAGGGCGAGGACGTGCGCGCCCGCATCCTCACCGCGGAACCCCTGGACCAGGCGGTCGCCCGCCACCAGAAGGGCATCCGCATCCATCTGAGCGACCCGCGCGGCGTCGCCCCCGTGCAGCAGCGCCTGTCCATGCGGGGCGAGAGCGAGGTCTCGCTGATCCTCAAGCTCGACGGCGGCGAGCGCGAGGTGGAGATCCGGCTGCCCGGAAAATTCCAGGCGAGTCCGGCGCTCGCCGGCCAGCTCCGGACCGTGCCGGGTGTGGTGCAGGTGGAGGTGAGCTAG